The following are from one region of the Kiritimatiellia bacterium genome:
- the hisH gene encoding imidazole glycerol phosphate synthase subunit HisH, producing MIGVIDYDMGNLGSVLNACRALGLSAQVLDGPEGAAACRALVLPGVGAFGDGLRQLRERGWEPVLREWIAADRPFLGICLGLQVLFESSEESPGVPGLGVLAGEVRRFRLPPELKVPHMGWNRVRVEAPGAELFEGIPDGAHMYFVHSYYACPLDATVVAARTDYGVTFCSAVRRGALFAVQFHPEKSQAHGLRLLRNFAAAAGVGQVGAP from the coding sequence ATGATTGGCGTCATCGACTACGACATGGGCAATCTCGGCAGCGTACTGAACGCGTGCCGTGCGCTCGGTCTGAGCGCGCAGGTGCTGGACGGCCCGGAGGGCGCGGCGGCGTGTCGCGCGCTGGTGTTGCCGGGCGTTGGCGCGTTCGGCGACGGCTTGCGGCAGTTGCGTGAGCGGGGGTGGGAGCCGGTGCTGCGCGAGTGGATTGCGGCGGACCGGCCGTTCCTCGGGATTTGTCTGGGGCTGCAGGTGCTGTTTGAGTCCAGCGAGGAGTCGCCTGGCGTGCCGGGTCTGGGTGTGCTGGCGGGCGAGGTGCGCCGGTTCCGGCTGCCGCCCGAGCTGAAGGTGCCGCACATGGGATGGAACCGAGTTCGGGTGGAGGCGCCGGGCGCGGAGCTGTTCGAGGGCATTCCGGACGGTGCGCACATGTACTTTGTGCACTCGTATTATGCGTGCCCGCTGGACGCGACGGTCGTTGCGGCGCGCACGGACTACGGCGTGACGTTTTGCAGCGCGGTGCGGCGGGGGGCGCTGTTTGCGGTGCAGTTTCACCCGGAGAAAAGCCAGGCGCACGGGCTGCGGCTGTTGCGCAATTTTGCGGCGGCAGCGGGCGTCGGGCAGGTGGGCGCGCCGTGA
- the hisA gene encoding 1-(5-phosphoribosyl)-5-[(5-phosphoribosylamino)methylideneamino]imidazole-4-carboxamide isomerase, whose protein sequence is MSPLVVLPAIDLRGGRCVRLRQGRAEDQTDYSADPVAVAREWVAQGARWLHVVDLDGAFEGRPVHTALIGEIVRAAGVPVEVGGGLRTDADIEATLAAGAARVILGTRLLESGGEASRLARWLGDRLAVGLDANEGRVRARGWTAETCWSLIEAARRLEGEGVRWLIVTDIGRDGMLGGVNTAAVAEVCDAVRIPVIASGGVASAEDVRALRGLNRGNLWGVIAGRALYEKTVSLPELLQAAER, encoded by the coding sequence GTGAGTCCGCTGGTGGTGCTGCCGGCGATCGATCTGCGCGGCGGCCGCTGTGTGCGGCTGCGGCAGGGACGCGCGGAGGATCAGACCGACTATTCGGCCGACCCGGTGGCGGTCGCGCGCGAATGGGTCGCGCAGGGTGCGCGCTGGCTGCATGTGGTGGATCTCGACGGCGCGTTCGAGGGCCGGCCCGTTCACACCGCGCTGATCGGGGAGATCGTCCGCGCCGCGGGGGTGCCGGTGGAGGTCGGCGGAGGGCTACGCACCGACGCGGACATTGAGGCGACGCTCGCGGCAGGTGCGGCACGGGTGATCCTGGGCACCCGCCTGCTCGAGTCGGGCGGCGAGGCGTCGCGTCTGGCGCGGTGGCTGGGGGATCGTTTGGCGGTGGGGCTGGACGCGAACGAGGGACGGGTGCGGGCGCGCGGGTGGACCGCCGAAACGTGCTGGTCGCTGATCGAGGCGGCGCGACGGCTCGAGGGGGAGGGCGTCCGCTGGCTGATTGTCACCGACATCGGGCGGGACGGCATGCTGGGCGGCGTCAACACGGCAGCCGTTGCGGAGGTCTGCGACGCGGTGCGAATCCCGGTGATCGCCTCGGGCGGCGTCGCGTCGGCGGAGGATGTGCGAGCGCTGCGCGGTCTGAACCGCGGGAACCTCTGGGGTGTGATCGCTGGGCGCGCGCTCTACGAGAAGACCGTGTCGCTGCCGGAGTTATTGCAGGCGGCGGAGCGCTGA
- the rnc gene encoding ribonuclease III, producing the protein MFGRRPYRELERALGYRFRRVELVEAALTHPSYRHETRGVTTDNQRLEFLGDAVLSLLASAWLYAKYPNLSEGELTQRRARLTRSTTLAAVARQLDLGRQLRLGRGEAMAGGRERAKILEDAAEALIGAVFLDGGIKAAQHVFERCVLPCLPIALDSTHWDNPKGALLEWSHQQGLPSPQYHVVDARGPMHAREFVVEVCINGEPRGRGTGPSKKSAEHEAALAALRALPRQLPRRPSDR; encoded by the coding sequence ATGTTCGGGCGCCGGCCCTATCGCGAACTGGAACGGGCCCTCGGATACCGCTTCCGTCGCGTCGAGCTGGTCGAGGCCGCGCTCACCCATCCCTCGTACCGGCACGAAACGCGGGGCGTCACCACCGACAATCAACGCCTCGAGTTTCTCGGCGATGCGGTGCTCTCGCTGCTGGCCTCCGCGTGGCTCTACGCGAAATACCCGAACCTCTCGGAAGGCGAACTGACCCAGCGGCGCGCCCGGCTGACCCGCTCGACGACATTGGCGGCAGTTGCGCGCCAGCTCGATCTCGGCCGCCAGCTGCGCCTCGGCCGCGGCGAGGCAATGGCCGGCGGCCGCGAACGCGCAAAGATCCTCGAGGACGCCGCCGAAGCGTTGATCGGCGCGGTGTTTCTCGACGGCGGCATCAAGGCCGCGCAGCACGTGTTCGAGCGGTGCGTGCTGCCCTGCCTCCCCATCGCGCTCGATTCGACCCACTGGGACAATCCGAAGGGAGCGCTACTGGAGTGGTCACATCAGCAGGGCCTGCCCTCCCCGCAGTACCACGTGGTGGACGCACGCGGACCGATGCACGCGCGCGAGTTCGTCGTCGAGGTCTGCATCAACGGCGAGCCCCGCGGCCGCGGCACGGGCCCCAGCAAGAAGTCCGCGGAACACGAGGCCGCACTCGCCGCGCTCCGAGCATTACCCCGCCAGCTTCCCCGCCGCCCTAGCGACCGCTGA